Genomic segment of Brachyspira suanatina:
ATAAAATAAAAATAATAATATTTCTTTAAATCAGGTATATAATCCAATAATAAAAAACTCAAAAATAAAAAATAATATTAGCATTGATTATATTTAAAATTATAGTATAATCTTTGCTAAATAAAATAAAAGCCAAAATACCTAAAATATAAAATAGGAGAGATATATATGCCACCAAGATCAAAATTAGGCGAAATACCTAGACAAGAAATGCCTACTAGAAGCCCAGAAGAAAGAAGGAAAGACTTTAAAGAAGTTCCTTTAGGATATACTGAAGAGCAAGCATATCAGGAATCTTTAAGATGTTTAGATTGTAAAGTTCCTCATTGTATGGAAGGCTGCCCTGCTAAAGTAAAAATTCCTGAATTTATAGGACTTATAGCAGAAAAAAAATTCTTAGAAGCAGCTAAAAAAATTAAAGAAACTAATGCTTTACCTGCTGCATGCGGAAGAGTATGCCCTCAGGAAGAACAATGTGAACAAAGATGTGTTGTTGGTAAAAAATTTGAACCTGTTGCTATTGGTAAATTAGAAATGTTTGTTGCTGACTATGAAAGAAAACATGCTCAGCATGAGGATCTAAAAGTAGAAAAAAATGGTAAAAAAGTATGTATAATTGGTGCCGGACCTGCAGGTTTAGCTTGTGCTGGAGACTTAATAAAATTAGGATATGATGTTACTGTATTAGAAGCTTTACACACAATAGGTGGTGTATTAATGTACGGTATTCCAGAGTTCCGTCTTCCTAAAGAATTGGTAGCACATGAGGTAGAAAACCTTAAAAAAGATGGTGTAAACTTTAGAATTAATGAAGTTGCTGGTATATCATTAGATTTCAATGAATTAAGAAAGGAATATGATGCTATATTTTTAGGAACAGGTGCCGGACTTCCTGCATTTTTGAATGTGCCTGGTGAACATTTATGCGGTGTTTACTCTGCTAATGAATATTTAACAAGAGTTAATTTAATGGGAGCTTATAAATTCCCTGAAGTAGATACTCCTATTATAAAACATAAAAGAGTAGCTGTATTAGGCGGCGGTAACGTTGCTATGGATGCTTGCAGAACTGCTGTTAGATTAGGTGCTGAAAAAGTATACATCATATACAGAAGAACTGAAAAAGAACTTCCAGCAAGATTAGAAGAAATTCACCATGCTATGGAAGAAGGTGTTGATTTTAGATTCTTAAGAGCTCCTTTAGAAATATTAGGTGATGAAAATGATAATGTTATAGGCGTTAGAACTCAAGTTATGGAACTTGGAGAGGCTGATGCTGACGGAAGAAGAAAACCTGTTGCTGTTGAAGGACAAACAGAAGATATAGAAGTTGATGCTGTTATAGTAGCAATAGGTACTACTCCTAACCCGCTTATAGCTAGAAAAGTTCCTGAATTACAAACTACTAAAAAAGGTACTTATGTTATAAATGAGGAAACAGGAGCTACTTCTATGGAAGGAGTTTTTGCTGGCGGAGATGCTGCTAGAGGTGCTGCTACTGTTATTTTAGCTATTGGAGACGGCAAAAGAGCAGCTGCAGGAATAGATAAATACTTATCTAATAAATAATAATTTGGGTAATAAATATAACAAATATTTTACAAAAAAGAGACTTTATTTTTAAAAAAGTCTCTTTTTTTTATAAAAAACAAATAATCTTATACATAAATAAAGTAAAAAACTATAAAAGCCCTTGACTTTTATACCGTTAATAATAACATAGTTAACATAATTTCATTTTTTTTATATAAAATGTAATTATATTTTTTTCTTATTTTAATAATTATGGTTTTACTTAATTGAAAGCCATAAAATATATTTATAAATACTGGAGGATTAATCTGATTATGAAATTGAAGTTGCAAATAGGTTTTATCACCTTAATAGCTTTTATGCTTATTTCATGCGGCGGCTTGCCTACAAAGGAATACGAAAGGGTAACTGCTCTAAGAGATACTGTAGTAAACAAATATCCAGAGATACAAACATTTGCTCAGGAAGATTTTGATATAGCAGAAAAAGGCTATGCTGAAGCTGATATCATAATGAAAGAGGAAAACAAAGACGAAGCTGAAAAAGCTAAAGAATTATTATTAGCCGCTGAAACTAATTATAATTTGGTTTTAGACAAAGGTTTGCCACCATATTCTGAAATACTTAAAAAACAGACTGATGAAAGTGCAACTAATGCTATTGATATTAAAGCTGGTGTAATGTATGCTGATGAATTTGCTAAAGCTGATACTGTATATCAAGAAGCTAATGCAATGTATACAGCTGAAACTAAAGACTATAGAATAATGGTAGATAAACTTTATCAAGCCAAAGTAGCTTATACAGATTTATATAATAAAACTAAAGAACAATTTGATAAAAGTGATGAGGCTTTAAAATTAGTTAAAGAACGCTTAGCTCAATTAGAAAAGATGATGCAGGAAATAGAAGCCTTTGAACAGGAACAGAACTAATATTTTTAAGGAGTAAATGATGAAAATAAAAAAAATAATGGCTACTATAGCTTTATTATCTTTTACCTGGTCTATTTTACCGGCACAAACTTATGAAGATGCTGCAAGAATAACTCAAGAAGCTGATGATCTTCAAAATCAAGGTCAATATCAGCAGTCTTATGATAAATCTCAAGAGGCATCTTTAAGTATAGACAAAGCTCAAATGGCATTGTTCTACAGACTTATGAATGCTAGAATCAATAAAACTAAAAATGACGCTAATAATGCAATCACTGAAATAAATCAAATGGGTGCTGCTACTGATAATCAATTCAAAACTCAGTATGAAGAAGCTGTAAAATATTTTGAAGAAGGTAATGCTAATATAGGAAGCATACCTGGACCTGATACAGTGGCACAAACTGATGAAGAATTTAACACTGCTTCTAATACTTTCAATACTGTTTTAGAATATTATAATAATGCATTATCTTCTGCTAATTCAGTTAAAGAAGGTTATTTAGGAAGAGAAAGAGATACTGCTTCTAAAGCAATAGCTGATGCTAGAGGCAAATACAATGCTGCTTTAGGTAAAAGTATAAAAGCAGGCGACAATAATGATAAAACAGTTTCAGGTGCTTTAACTAAAGCTGATGAAGCTTTAAAAGCTGATAATTTTGCAAGCGTTCAACAAAATGTTGCTGCTGCTCTTGCTGGTATAACTAAAGCTGAGGCAGATGCAAAAGCTGCTGCTGAAAGAGCTGCCGCTGCTGCTAAAGCAAAAGCTGAGGCAGAGGCAAAAGCTAAAGCTGCTGCTGAAGCAAAAGCTAAGGCTGCTGCAGAGGCAAAAGCTAAAGCTGAGGCAGAGGCAAAAGC
This window contains:
- the gltA gene encoding NADPH-dependent glutamate synthase, producing the protein MPPRSKLGEIPRQEMPTRSPEERRKDFKEVPLGYTEEQAYQESLRCLDCKVPHCMEGCPAKVKIPEFIGLIAEKKFLEAAKKIKETNALPAACGRVCPQEEQCEQRCVVGKKFEPVAIGKLEMFVADYERKHAQHEDLKVEKNGKKVCIIGAGPAGLACAGDLIKLGYDVTVLEALHTIGGVLMYGIPEFRLPKELVAHEVENLKKDGVNFRINEVAGISLDFNELRKEYDAIFLGTGAGLPAFLNVPGEHLCGVYSANEYLTRVNLMGAYKFPEVDTPIIKHKRVAVLGGGNVAMDACRTAVRLGAEKVYIIYRRTEKELPARLEEIHHAMEEGVDFRFLRAPLEILGDENDNVIGVRTQVMELGEADADGRRKPVAVEGQTEDIEVDAVIVAIGTTPNPLIARKVPELQTTKKGTYVINEETGATSMEGVFAGGDAARGAATVILAIGDGKRAAAGIDKYLSNK